In Oscillatoria acuminata PCC 6304, a single window of DNA contains:
- the glnA gene encoding type I glutamate--ammonia ligase, whose product MFQTPQEVLNYIREQDIKIIDLKFIDTPGIWQHCSFYRDLIDESAFDEGVAFDGSSIRGWKAINESDMSMVPDPTTAWIDPFMAEKTLSMICSIKEPRTGEWYSRDPRTIAQKSLDYLIATGLGDMAFIGPEAEFFVFDDVRFDQTENTGYYYVDSVEGRWNSGKEEVGGNLGYKPGYKQGYFPVAPTDTLQDMRTEMLLIMADCGVPIEKHHHEVATGGQNELGIRFAPLVQAADYLMTYKYVIKNVAKKYGKSVTFMPKPLFNDNGSGMHTHQSIWKDGQPTFAGDQYANLSKSALHYIGGLLKHAPALLAITNPTTNSYKRLVPGFEAPVNLAYSQGNRSASIRIPLSGPNPKAKRMEFRCPDATCNPYLAFAAMLCAGIDGIKNEIDPGDPLDVDIYDLSPEELAKVPSTPGSLLDALKALEADHEFLTAGGVFTEDFITNWIEYKLDNEVNPMRLRPHPYEFSLYYDC is encoded by the coding sequence ATGTTTCAGACTCCACAAGAAGTTTTAAATTATATCCGCGAGCAAGACATCAAGATCATCGATCTTAAGTTCATCGATACACCAGGAATCTGGCAGCACTGCTCGTTCTATCGCGACCTGATTGACGAAAGTGCTTTCGATGAAGGCGTCGCCTTCGATGGTTCCAGCATTCGGGGTTGGAAAGCCATCAATGAATCGGATATGTCGATGGTCCCCGACCCCACAACGGCTTGGATCGACCCTTTCATGGCCGAGAAAACTCTCAGCATGATTTGCAGCATCAAGGAACCTCGCACCGGCGAATGGTACAGCCGCGACCCCCGCACCATCGCTCAAAAATCCTTGGACTATCTGATTGCAACCGGGTTGGGCGATATGGCCTTCATCGGCCCTGAAGCTGAATTCTTCGTGTTTGATGATGTTCGCTTCGATCAAACTGAAAACACTGGCTATTACTACGTTGATTCCGTCGAAGGACGCTGGAACTCTGGTAAGGAAGAAGTCGGTGGCAACCTCGGCTATAAACCGGGCTACAAACAAGGGTATTTCCCCGTTGCGCCAACGGATACCCTCCAAGATATGCGGACCGAAATGCTGCTGATCATGGCCGATTGCGGTGTTCCCATTGAAAAACATCACCATGAAGTTGCCACGGGTGGACAAAATGAATTGGGGATTCGCTTTGCTCCCTTGGTGCAAGCGGCTGACTATTTGATGACCTACAAGTATGTCATCAAAAACGTAGCTAAGAAATATGGCAAGTCGGTTACGTTCATGCCGAAGCCTTTATTTAACGATAATGGCTCCGGAATGCACACCCACCAGTCCATCTGGAAAGATGGTCAACCCACTTTCGCCGGGGATCAGTATGCGAATCTGAGCAAAAGTGCACTGCATTACATTGGCGGTTTGCTCAAGCACGCACCCGCTTTGTTAGCGATTACTAACCCCACTACCAACTCTTATAAGCGGTTGGTTCCTGGTTTTGAAGCCCCGGTGAACTTGGCTTATTCCCAAGGTAACCGTTCTGCCTCCATCCGAATTCCCCTTTCTGGACCGAATCCGAAGGCGAAACGCATGGAGTTCCGTTGTCCCGATGCCACCTGTAACCCTTACTTGGCGTTTGCAGCGATGCTCTGCGCTGGCATTGATGGCATCAAGAATGAAATTGATCCCGGTGATCCTTTAGATGTGGATATCTATGACCTCAGCCCTGAAGAGTTGGCGAAGGTCCCCTCTACTCCTGGCTCTCTGTTGGATGCACTGAAGGCCCTGGAAGCGGATCACGAGTTCCTGACGGCTGGCGGTGTGTTTACGGAAGATTTCATCACCAACTGGATTGAGTACAAACTCGATAATGAAGTGAACCCGATGCGTCTGCGTCCTCACCCCTATGAGTTTTCTCTCTACTACGATTGTTAA
- a CDS encoding class I SAM-dependent methyltransferase: MTDHLTKVAYQTVQNSKTYFSLAHKSISTQLLKTFAPPRESQTNPISPKLLMLIRERLDRLIETDWNDAERGIYPTDLLFDHPWEDFLRHYPLLCLDMPQVWMRSQQNKHQEFASDIDTTRYPAYYLQNFHHQTDGYLSENSANLYDLQVELLFNGSADAMRRRILAPLKRSLNTWPAIPQNQLRILDVACGTGRTLKFLRGMLPKAALFGIDLSPAYLRKANEILSQIPGELPQLSQANAEEIPYRDDYFHGVTSVFLFHELPAHARQTVINECFRVLKPGGSLTLCDSIQVSDSPELKEVMENFPQIFHEPYYRNYIQDDLVQRLETAGFTDIQTETHFMSKYWTACKPHLSE; this comes from the coding sequence ATGACGGATCATCTCACTAAAGTAGCCTATCAAACGGTTCAAAACAGCAAAACCTATTTTAGTCTGGCTCATAAATCTATCAGCACCCAGTTACTCAAAACCTTCGCACCCCCCCGCGAATCTCAGACGAATCCCATCTCCCCCAAGCTGTTAATGCTGATTCGGGAACGACTCGATCGCCTGATTGAAACGGACTGGAATGATGCAGAACGGGGTATCTATCCGACGGATCTGCTTTTTGATCATCCCTGGGAAGACTTTTTGCGCCACTATCCGTTGCTTTGTTTAGATATGCCCCAAGTCTGGATGCGATCGCAACAAAACAAGCATCAGGAATTTGCCTCGGACATCGATACCACCCGCTATCCAGCCTACTACCTGCAAAATTTCCATCACCAAACCGATGGGTATTTAAGTGAAAATTCGGCGAACTTATATGATTTACAGGTAGAACTGTTATTTAATGGGTCTGCCGATGCCATGCGTCGGAGAATTTTAGCCCCTTTAAAGCGATCGCTCAATACGTGGCCTGCCATTCCTCAAAATCAACTCCGGATTTTAGATGTGGCCTGTGGCACCGGGCGCACCCTAAAATTCCTCCGAGGAATGCTCCCCAAAGCTGCACTTTTTGGCATCGATTTATCCCCGGCTTATTTGCGAAAAGCGAATGAAATCCTGTCTCAAATTCCGGGAGAATTACCCCAACTCTCTCAGGCGAATGCAGAAGAAATACCCTATCGAGATGATTATTTTCATGGAGTAACGAGTGTTTTCCTGTTTCATGAACTACCGGCCCACGCTCGACAAACTGTGATTAATGAATGTTTTCGGGTTTTGAAACCGGGGGGGAGTTTGACCCTTTGTGATTCTATTCAAGTGAGTGATTCTCCTGAATTAAAGGAAGTTATGGAAAACTTTCCTCAGATTTTTCATGAACCCTATTACCGGAATTATATCCAGGATGATTTAGTCCAGCGGTTAGAAACAGCAGGGTTTACGGATATTCAAACGGAAACCCATTTCATGAGTAAATATTGGACCGCCTGTAAACCTCACTTGAGTGAATAG
- a CDS encoding YbjN domain-containing protein has translation MTSDLETQCTPIPSTEELLDESSETNLVEELETVIGSLAQDQKVMFALNESGHLWKFKYGTVEVFVQLSGTSDEDTLTVWSFVLQLPAKNEPELMRKLLEMNWLSTYEAHFGIVDERITVLCSRTVMDLNPSEISRCVTIVAAIADENDEKLLAEYGQ, from the coding sequence ATGACAAGCGACTTAGAAACCCAATGCACTCCCATCCCTTCCACGGAAGAGTTATTAGACGAGTCTTCAGAGACTAACCTGGTAGAGGAACTTGAAACCGTCATTGGCAGTTTGGCTCAGGACCAAAAGGTGATGTTCGCGCTCAACGAATCGGGTCATCTTTGGAAATTCAAATACGGTACCGTTGAGGTGTTCGTGCAACTGTCAGGAACCAGTGATGAGGATACCTTAACAGTTTGGTCCTTCGTCCTCCAACTCCCCGCCAAGAACGAACCGGAGTTAATGCGGAAGTTATTGGAAATGAACTGGTTGAGCACGTATGAAGCCCACTTTGGCATTGTGGACGAACGGATTACGGTCCTCTGTAGCCGCACCGTCATGGACCTCAATCCCAGCGAAATTTCGCGATGCGTCACCATCGTAGCGGCGATCGCTGATGAAAATGATGAAAAACTGCTGGCGGAATACGGACAATAG
- a CDS encoding RNA-binding domain-containing protein, with translation MTRTIPERESLTVEFKSDRAALSDKDLIATVVCLANTEGGEIYLGVEDNGQVTGLHSKHQNLSSLAAMIANRTNPPVSVRVTALQEEGYPIACIEVPKSHRIVATSDGLLQRRRLQVDGTPQCVPFYPYEFATRQSDLGLLDYSALPVPGSSVADFDPLERERLRQLIERYGGDRTLLSLADEELDGALGFVRSENGLRLPTVTGLLILGRESTLRQHLPTHEVAFQVLDGTQVRVNDFYRIPLLKLFERVIEQFEVRVEEDEVQIGLFRVPVPNYDRRAFREAFVNALIHRDYTKAAAIHVRWENYGIVISNPGGFVEGVTLENLLVVEPRPRNPFLADALKRIGLAERTGRGVDLIYQGLLRYGRSAPDYQGTNPHSVVVRLPGGEADLGLLRVVTEEENRRQSPLPVESLIALGQLRQERRLDTATLAQAIQRDEAIARSVLERLVEAGLVEAHGIKKGRTYTLSPQVYRELGQSADYIRQAGFEPIQQEYMVLQYVKTHGKITRKLAVELCRINEDQASRLLRKLAAANQLKLQGQGRAASYVIPEN, from the coding sequence ATGACACGCACCATACCCGAACGAGAATCTCTCACCGTCGAGTTTAAAAGCGATCGCGCTGCCTTATCGGATAAGGATCTAATTGCCACCGTCGTCTGCCTTGCCAATACGGAGGGGGGTGAAATTTACCTGGGTGTAGAAGATAACGGTCAAGTCACGGGTTTGCATTCCAAACATCAAAATCTCTCCTCCCTAGCGGCGATGATCGCCAACCGCACCAACCCCCCAGTTAGCGTGCGGGTTACAGCATTGCAAGAAGAAGGATATCCGATTGCCTGCATTGAAGTTCCCAAATCTCATCGCATTGTAGCAACATCCGACGGACTGCTACAACGCCGTCGCCTGCAAGTCGATGGTACCCCTCAGTGCGTTCCCTTCTATCCCTACGAATTTGCAACTCGTCAGTCCGATTTAGGGCTTCTGGATTACTCCGCATTACCCGTCCCTGGGTCGTCGGTAGCTGACTTTGACCCCTTAGAACGGGAACGTCTGCGCCAATTAATCGAACGCTATGGCGGCGATCGCACTCTGCTTTCCTTAGCCGATGAAGAACTCGACGGCGCTTTAGGGTTCGTGCGTTCAGAAAATGGTCTTCGCCTCCCCACCGTTACGGGACTGCTGATTTTAGGACGAGAAAGCACCCTCCGCCAACATTTACCCACCCACGAAGTCGCCTTTCAAGTCCTCGACGGCACCCAAGTGCGAGTGAATGACTTTTACCGCATCCCCCTGCTAAAACTTTTTGAGCGAGTGATCGAACAGTTTGAGGTGCGCGTAGAAGAAGATGAAGTGCAGATTGGTTTATTTCGTGTCCCCGTTCCCAACTACGATCGCCGCGCCTTTCGGGAAGCTTTCGTTAACGCTCTGATCCACCGAGATTACACCAAGGCGGCTGCCATTCACGTCCGCTGGGAAAATTACGGCATTGTCATCAGCAACCCAGGCGGATTTGTCGAAGGAGTTACCCTAGAGAATCTGCTGGTGGTGGAACCTAGACCCCGAAACCCTTTTTTAGCCGATGCCCTCAAACGTATCGGACTCGCGGAACGCACGGGGCGCGGCGTAGACTTAATCTACCAAGGGTTATTGCGCTATGGCAGATCCGCCCCCGACTACCAAGGCACAAATCCCCATTCTGTGGTCGTTAGATTACCCGGAGGCGAAGCGGACTTAGGACTATTGCGCGTCGTTACGGAAGAAGAAAATCGCCGCCAAAGTCCCCTTCCGGTTGAATCTTTAATCGCTTTGGGTCAATTGCGACAGGAGAGACGGTTAGATACAGCTACCCTCGCCCAAGCGATTCAACGTGATGAGGCGATCGCCCGTAGTGTGTTAGAACGATTGGTCGAAGCCGGTTTAGTGGAAGCCCACGGCATCAAAAAAGGACGCACTTACACCCTCAGTCCTCAAGTTTACCGAGAATTAGGACAATCCGCTGATTATATTCGGCAAGCTGGCTTTGAACCTATCCAACAGGAGTACATGGTGCTTCAATATGTAAAGACGCACGGCAAAATTACCAGAAAACTGGCGGTAGAACTTTGCCGGATCAATGAAGACCAAGCTAGCCGATTATTACGGAAGTTGGCTGCTGCCAACCAGTTGAAATTACAGGGCCAAGGTCGCGCCGCATCTTATGTGATTCCAGAGAACTAA
- a CDS encoding type II toxin-antitoxin system VapC family toxin yields the protein MSSVVADTHTLIWYVFDLPRLSPAALNALEQAASVGDFIYFSAISIVEISYLIERGRLVIEQKPDSMKGRGFQW from the coding sequence ATGTCATCCGTCGTAGCAGATACGCATACCCTAATTTGGTATGTTTTTGACCTGCCCAGACTTTCTCCCGCAGCATTAAATGCTTTAGAACAAGCAGCAAGTGTGGGAGATTTCATCTATTTTTCTGCAATTTCTATTGTAGAAATTTCTTACTTGATTGAACGAGGGCGTTTAGTAATCGAGCAGAAACCTGATTCCATGAAGGGGAGGGGATTTCAATGGTGA